The following are from one region of the Novosphingobium humi genome:
- a CDS encoding VOC family protein, with protein MTKMIFVNLPVTDLSRAKGFYEALGFTNNPQFSDESSACMVWSEAISVMLLTHDKWRVFTSRPIPPATSSEVMLALSCAAREDVDRMNEAAQAHGGQADINPVQDLGFMYNRNLADPDGHVWEAFWMDMAAMPAGG; from the coding sequence ATGACCAAGATGATCTTTGTAAATCTGCCCGTGACCGATCTGTCCCGCGCGAAAGGCTTTTACGAGGCGCTCGGCTTTACCAACAACCCGCAGTTCAGCGACGAAAGCTCGGCCTGCATGGTGTGGAGCGAGGCGATCAGCGTGATGCTGCTGACCCATGACAAATGGCGGGTTTTCACCAGCCGCCCGATCCCGCCCGCCACATCGAGCGAAGTCATGCTGGCCCTTTCCTGCGCCGCCCGCGAGGACGTGGACCGCATGAACGAGGCCGCCCAGGCCCATGGCGGCCAGGCGGACATCAATCCGGTGCAGGATCTCGGCTTCATGTACAACCGCAATCTGGCCGATCCCGATGGGCATGTCTGGGAAGCCTTCTGGATGGATATGGCCGCGATGCCCGCCGGCGGGTGA
- a CDS encoding TonB-dependent receptor plug domain-containing protein, which produces MKLYLLSSTAFVLCAAAPAYAADAANPPPVADIIVTGTRQTGMRAQDSAAPVQVVGVQALQNVGPPDLGPALSQSLPSLNFQGFGNDTANLTLSAALRGISPNETLVLINGKRRHTTANLAVAGGSPYSGSATTDLSFVPVASIQRVEVLQDGAAAQYGSDAIAGVVNIITKTADHGGMLTASGGKNYENGGATASAAINAGMKLGENGFINLTGEYKFHDFTQHGTCDRRYFDPQCNITATNPVIVAGLKASDGFPRVNRINGDARYTIYNISFSAGYDLGGAELYAFGSYGNRSARSNQNYRVGNRVSGTTSTGVTVYPLPNGFTPQEGVREEDFSLTAGIKGKAAGWNYDLSGTYGRDTVKLYTLNSANRGLFSALQSTSATPLSGLQRDFYDGQLSNSEWAANLDLNRDLEMGFAKPVTLALGAEYRRDSYAIGEGEWAANAYGGGQGYQGFADTDAGVFSRTGYAFYADLAADPVAGLHTDLAGRYEHFSDFGSVTTGKLTARYDFSPAFALRGTIANGFRAPSLAEEHYSSVNVGPGYVYGQFPANSPSSQLLGFSPLKPERSTNLSIGIVAHPAPALQLTVDAYQISIKHRIVGSGDIFGSNGSTVVSQAVLDALSARKISVADATSYAGIDIFTNGADTRTRGVEATVNYASDFGEANHVDWSLGVNYNKTEVTNIIDLPAAVYNASQGQTKLMTQYAMDALTTASPRVKAIANALWSHGPLKVNLRETMYGVTSQHLSPDGSGQGSSAQLVRIGTTFITDLDVGYALTRRLRFNAGANNLFNKQAPTMPTVTVNGTQRPLLNNVYNAAIAFTPWGINGGYYYARVTYNF; this is translated from the coding sequence ATGAAGCTTTATCTCCTTTCGAGCACGGCCTTTGTCCTGTGCGCGGCGGCTCCGGCCTATGCGGCGGATGCAGCCAACCCGCCGCCCGTCGCGGACATCATCGTGACAGGGACGCGACAAACCGGAATGCGGGCGCAGGACAGCGCGGCGCCGGTTCAGGTGGTCGGGGTGCAGGCTCTGCAGAACGTGGGGCCGCCTGATCTTGGGCCGGCCCTGTCGCAATCGCTGCCTTCTCTGAATTTTCAGGGCTTTGGCAATGACACTGCCAACCTCACGCTGTCCGCCGCGCTGCGCGGAATCAGCCCGAACGAAACGCTGGTGCTGATCAACGGCAAGCGCCGCCACACCACGGCCAACCTTGCCGTGGCCGGGGGCAGCCCCTATTCCGGCAGCGCCACGACAGACCTGAGCTTTGTGCCCGTCGCATCGATCCAGCGGGTGGAAGTGCTGCAGGATGGCGCGGCCGCCCAGTACGGGTCCGATGCGATTGCCGGTGTGGTCAACATCATCACCAAGACGGCGGACCATGGCGGCATGCTGACCGCATCGGGCGGGAAAAACTACGAGAACGGAGGCGCCACCGCTTCGGCGGCCATCAATGCGGGGATGAAACTGGGCGAAAACGGCTTCATCAACCTGACGGGCGAGTACAAGTTTCACGACTTTACCCAGCACGGGACATGCGACCGCCGCTATTTCGACCCGCAGTGCAATATCACCGCGACCAATCCGGTTATCGTGGCCGGTCTCAAGGCATCGGACGGCTTCCCCCGCGTCAACCGCATCAATGGCGATGCGCGCTACACGATCTACAACATCAGTTTCAGTGCAGGCTATGATCTGGGCGGCGCCGAGCTTTATGCTTTTGGCAGCTATGGCAACCGCAGCGCGCGCTCAAACCAGAACTATCGCGTCGGCAACCGGGTTTCCGGCACGACAAGCACGGGGGTAACTGTCTATCCTCTGCCCAATGGTTTTACCCCGCAAGAAGGCGTGCGCGAGGAGGACTTCTCGCTGACCGCCGGCATCAAGGGCAAGGCCGCCGGTTGGAACTATGACCTTTCGGGCACCTATGGCCGCGACACGGTCAAGCTCTACACGCTGAACTCGGCCAACCGCGGCCTGTTTTCGGCCCTCCAGTCGACCAGCGCCACGCCGCTCAGCGGGCTGCAGCGCGATTTCTATGATGGGCAACTGTCCAACAGTGAATGGGCGGCCAATCTCGATCTTAACCGCGATCTCGAAATGGGCTTTGCCAAGCCGGTCACGCTTGCTCTGGGCGCCGAGTATCGGCGCGACAGCTATGCCATCGGTGAAGGCGAGTGGGCCGCCAATGCGTATGGCGGCGGTCAGGGCTATCAGGGCTTTGCCGATACCGACGCGGGCGTGTTCAGCCGCACCGGCTATGCCTTTTATGCCGATCTTGCCGCCGATCCGGTGGCGGGCCTGCATACCGACCTTGCGGGGCGCTATGAGCATTTCTCCGATTTCGGTTCGGTCACCACGGGCAAGTTGACTGCCCGCTATGACTTTTCCCCCGCCTTTGCTTTGCGCGGCACCATTGCCAACGGTTTCCGCGCACCCAGTCTGGCCGAGGAACACTATTCGTCGGTCAATGTCGGGCCGGGCTATGTCTATGGCCAGTTTCCGGCAAACTCGCCTTCCTCGCAACTGCTCGGTTTCTCCCCGCTCAAGCCCGAGCGCTCGACCAACCTGTCGATCGGCATCGTGGCCCATCCCGCGCCCGCGCTGCAGTTGACGGTGGATGCCTACCAGATCAGCATCAAGCACCGGATCGTGGGATCGGGCGACATCTTCGGCTCCAACGGGTCGACGGTGGTGTCTCAAGCCGTGCTCGATGCGCTCTCGGCACGCAAGATTTCGGTGGCGGATGCAACGTCTTATGCCGGTATCGACATCTTTACCAACGGGGCCGACACCCGTACGCGCGGGGTTGAGGCAACCGTCAATTATGCCAGCGATTTTGGCGAGGCCAATCACGTCGACTGGTCGCTGGGGGTGAACTACAACAAGACCGAGGTGACCAATATCATCGACCTGCCTGCTGCGGTCTATAACGCCAGTCAGGGGCAGACGAAGCTGATGACGCAATATGCGATGGATGCGCTGACCACGGCCTCGCCGCGGGTCAAGGCCATCGCCAATGCCCTGTGGAGCCATGGGCCGCTCAAGGTCAACCTGCGCGAGACGATGTATGGCGTCACCAGCCAGCATCTCAGCCCCGATGGCTCAGGGCAGGGCAGCAGCGCGCAGTTGGTGCGGATCGGCACGACATTCATCACCGATCTTGATGTCGGCTATGCGTTGACGCGCCGGCTTCGGTTCAACGCGGGGGCGAACAACCTGTT
- a CDS encoding class II fumarate hydratase — translation MSLDETSPPTRMESDSMGSVAVPCDAYWGAQTQRSMTNFAFPPTERMPLPIIHALGIVKLAACRVNRRYGLDSALADAIETAAREVIDGVHDDHFPLAIWQTGSGTQTNMNVNEVIAGRANEILTGARGGKAPVHPNDHVNRAQSSNDAFPTALHIAIQRAMVRRFSPAIGRLYEDLRAKQAAWGDVVKIGRTHLQDAVPLTLGQEFSGYAAQIARARQAITHAMDGVWELALGGTAVGTGLNAPPGFGRIVIEEIRQSVGLPFRPARNSFEAQASRDTLVGLQGALVQLAVALTKIANDIRLMASGPRAGLGELLLPENEPGSSIMPGKVNPTQCEMMAMVCAQVIGNGAATTAGGMQGHLELNTFMPQIGANVLRSVTLLGCAMDGFVRHALAGMQPDRARLGNLVELSLMLVTALVPHMGYEKAAAIARDAHRRGVGLRQAALESGYIDAPTFDRLVRPQDMVGHLPEA, via the coding sequence ATGTCCCTCGACGAAACCTCGCCCCCCACAAGGATGGAAAGCGACAGCATGGGGTCGGTCGCGGTGCCGTGCGATGCCTATTGGGGCGCGCAGACCCAGCGCAGCATGACCAACTTTGCCTTTCCCCCCACGGAGCGGATGCCGCTGCCCATTATCCACGCGCTGGGGATCGTCAAGCTGGCGGCCTGCCGCGTCAATCGGCGCTACGGGTTGGACTCGGCCTTGGCCGATGCCATCGAAACCGCCGCGCGCGAGGTGATCGATGGCGTACATGACGACCATTTTCCTCTGGCCATCTGGCAAACGGGATCGGGCACGCAGACCAATATGAACGTCAACGAGGTCATCGCCGGGCGCGCCAACGAGATCCTGACCGGCGCGCGGGGCGGCAAGGCGCCCGTCCATCCCAATGATCATGTCAACCGTGCGCAATCGTCCAATGACGCCTTTCCCACTGCGCTGCATATCGCGATCCAGCGGGCGATGGTGCGGCGGTTCAGCCCGGCGATCGGGCGGCTGTATGAGGACCTGCGCGCCAAGCAGGCGGCGTGGGGCGATGTGGTCAAGATCGGGCGGACCCATCTTCAGGATGCGGTGCCGCTGACGCTGGGCCAGGAGTTTTCCGGCTATGCCGCCCAGATCGCCCGCGCGCGACAGGCCATCACCCATGCCATGGACGGGGTATGGGAACTGGCGCTGGGCGGCACGGCGGTGGGCACCGGATTGAATGCTCCGCCGGGGTTTGGCCGGATCGTGATTGAGGAAATCCGGCAATCGGTGGGTTTGCCCTTTCGCCCCGCGCGCAACAGTTTCGAGGCGCAGGCCAGCCGCGACACTCTGGTGGGCCTGCAGGGCGCGCTTGTGCAACTGGCGGTGGCGCTGACCAAGATCGCCAATGACATCCGCCTGATGGCTTCGGGGCCGCGCGCGGGGCTGGGCGAATTGCTGCTGCCCGAAAACGAGCCGGGCAGCTCGATCATGCCGGGCAAGGTCAATCCCACGCAATGCGAGATGATGGCCATGGTCTGCGCCCAGGTGATCGGTAATGGCGCTGCCACCACGGCCGGCGGCATGCAGGGGCATCTCGAACTCAACACGTTCATGCCGCAGATCGGGGCGAATGTGCTGCGTTCTGTCACATTGCTGGGCTGCGCGATGGACGGGTTTGTCCGCCATGCCTTGGCCGGAATGCAGCCCGACCGCGCGCGGCTGGGCAATCTGGTCGAACTCTCGCTGATGCTGGTGACGGCTCTGGTGCCGCACATGGGCTATGAAAAGGCCGCCGCGATCGCCAGAGACGCCCACAGGCGCGGCGTCGGCCTGCGACAGGCCGCGCTGGAGAGCGGCTATATCGATGCGCCCACCTTTGACCGGCTTGTGCGGCCGCAGGATATGGTCGGCCATTTGCCCGAAGCCTGA
- the htpG gene encoding molecular chaperone HtpG, whose translation MTSPVTDDVLDAAKPQSHAFEADVAKLLHMMVHSVYSDKDVFLRELISNAADACEKLRYEAIARPDLLGEDPAPRITITIDADSNRLILEDNGIGMTGPDMAETLGTIARSGTKAFMDSIAAAKGDEQTQLIGQFGVGFYSAFMVASRVDVISRRAGQDEAAIWSSDGLGTYTVGTVSADEAPARGTRIVLHLMEEAKDYAQRYRIEQMVRAQSGHVPVPITLKDKPDAEGEQIADGTALWTRPKSEISEEEYKDFYRSVAGQWDAPALTLHYRAEGRYEYNVLAFVPESRPFDLFDPDRKGRMKLYVRRVFITDEAELLPRYLRFVRGLVDSADLPLNVSREMIQDSPILSTIQKGLTGKVLGELEKTAKNDPAAYAKLWDTFGAVIKEGLYEDFERRESLLRLARFKTTTSGGEWRSLDDYVAAMKENQTAIYYATGSDIERIAASPQLEGFRARGIEVLLLPDSVDSFWVRGGIDMDGKPFKSVTQGAADLSLIPLPEGAEASKAEASDEVSSFLAFMRETLGDAVSEVRASDRLTDSAVCLVASEGALDRQLEKLLANAGQAPAGAKPVLEVNPAHPQIARLASLPEQDGLRKDAAHLLLDEARIVDGEQPLDPRAFAERLGRLITRAAG comes from the coding sequence ATGACGAGCCCAGTGACCGACGACGTGCTGGACGCGGCCAAGCCGCAGAGCCATGCCTTTGAGGCCGATGTGGCCAAGCTGCTGCACATGATGGTGCACTCGGTCTATTCGGACAAGGATGTGTTCCTGCGCGAGCTGATCTCGAACGCCGCAGATGCCTGCGAGAAGCTGCGCTATGAAGCGATTGCCCGGCCCGACCTGCTGGGCGAAGACCCGGCCCCGCGCATCACCATCACCATTGACGCCGACAGCAACCGCCTGATCCTTGAGGACAACGGCATAGGCATGACCGGCCCCGACATGGCCGAAACGCTGGGCACGATTGCGCGCTCTGGCACCAAGGCCTTTATGGACAGCATCGCGGCGGCCAAGGGCGATGAACAGACACAGTTGATCGGCCAGTTCGGCGTGGGCTTCTATTCGGCCTTCATGGTGGCGTCCAGGGTCGATGTCATCTCGCGCCGCGCCGGACAGGATGAGGCGGCGATCTGGTCCTCCGACGGTTTGGGCACCTACACTGTCGGCACCGTCTCCGCCGATGAAGCGCCTGCGCGCGGCACCCGCATCGTGCTGCATCTGATGGAGGAGGCCAAGGATTACGCCCAGCGCTATCGCATCGAGCAGATGGTGCGCGCCCAGTCCGGCCATGTCCCGGTGCCCATCACTCTTAAAGACAAGCCCGATGCCGAGGGCGAGCAGATTGCCGACGGCACCGCCCTGTGGACCAGGCCAAAGAGCGAGATCAGCGAGGAGGAATACAAGGACTTCTATCGCAGCGTGGCGGGCCAGTGGGATGCGCCCGCGCTGACGCTGCATTACCGCGCCGAGGGGCGGTATGAATATAATGTGCTGGCCTTTGTACCCGAAAGCCGCCCGTTCGACCTGTTCGACCCGGACCGCAAGGGGCGGATGAAGCTCTATGTCCGCCGGGTGTTCATCACCGACGAGGCCGAATTGCTGCCGCGCTATCTGCGCTTTGTGCGGGGCCTTGTGGATTCGGCGGACCTGCCGCTCAATGTCTCGCGCGAGATGATACAGGACAGCCCGATCCTGAGCACGATTCAGAAGGGCCTGACCGGCAAGGTGCTGGGCGAGCTGGAAAAGACCGCGAAGAACGACCCGGCCGCCTATGCCAAATTGTGGGACACGTTCGGCGCGGTGATCAAGGAAGGGCTCTACGAGGATTTCGAGCGGCGCGAGAGCCTGCTGCGTCTGGCCCGTTTCAAGACGACGACCTCGGGCGGGGAATGGCGTTCGCTCGACGATTATGTCGCCGCGATGAAGGAGAACCAGACCGCGATCTATTACGCCACCGGCAGCGACATCGAGCGCATCGCCGCATCGCCCCAGTTGGAGGGCTTCCGTGCGCGCGGGATCGAGGTGCTGCTGCTGCCCGATTCCGTCGACAGTTTCTGGGTGCGCGGCGGCATCGACATGGACGGCAAGCCGTTCAAGTCGGTGACGCAGGGCGCGGCGGACTTGAGCCTGATCCCCCTGCCCGAAGGCGCCGAGGCGTCCAAGGCAGAGGCCAGCGACGAAGTCTCCTCCTTCCTTGCCTTCATGCGCGAAACGCTGGGCGATGCGGTGTCGGAGGTGCGCGCCTCGGATCGCCTGACCGACAGCGCGGTATGCCTTGTCGCCAGCGAAGGCGCGCTGGACCGCCAGCTTGAAAAACTGCTGGCCAATGCCGGACAGGCCCCGGCGGGCGCCAAGCCGGTGCTTGAGGTCAACCCCGCCCATCCGCAGATCGCGCGCCTTGCCTCCCTGCCCGAACAGGATGGATTGCGCAAGGATGCCGCCCATCTGCTGCTGGACGAAGCGCGCATTGTCGATGGCGAACAGCCGCTCGACCCGCGCGCCTTTGCCGAAAGGCTGGGCCGGTTGATCACTCGCGCTGCGGGCTGA
- a CDS encoding chloride channel protein — protein MEQRAETGFARLRWTGNLASRIAAILGAMALALAAIVFAQTGELAQRAFLALYHRASWAPLVLTPALFMTVVWFTRRFWPLARGSGIPQVMAACHNPDGAKAAALLSPATAIAKFVGTLLILLAGGSAGREGPTVQISASIMMAVNRILRVPITSGVVIAGGAAGVAAAFNTPLAGVAFAIEELAAAFEQKVAVQVMAAVMIAGLVSLGLSGDYIYFGAMSATLDLRTMLMVVPLAGIGGGVLGGLFARAMVALAWSGAPWLVRIKARPLVLAGVCGLIVAITGVVSDGLSWGTGYETTRALLEGHHVPLAFGPAKLVSTLATALSGAPGGIFAPSLSVGAGLGQALAMIFPTHGDGAIVVLGIVGYFSGVVRAPLTAIIIVMEMTADRSMILPLFGTALIADWASAMVCRPKLYHALSLSFR, from the coding sequence ATGGAACAACGCGCCGAAACAGGGTTTGCCCGCCTGCGGTGGACCGGAAATCTGGCATCGCGGATTGCCGCGATCCTTGGCGCGATGGCGCTGGCGCTGGCGGCCATCGTATTTGCCCAAACGGGCGAGTTGGCACAGCGCGCCTTTCTCGCGCTTTACCACCGCGCGTCATGGGCGCCGCTGGTCCTGACCCCGGCGCTGTTCATGACGGTGGTGTGGTTCACGCGCCGCTTCTGGCCGCTGGCGCGGGGGTCGGGCATTCCGCAGGTCATGGCCGCCTGTCACAATCCCGATGGAGCCAAGGCCGCCGCCCTGCTCTCCCCGGCAACCGCCATCGCCAAATTTGTCGGCACGCTGCTGATTTTGCTGGCAGGCGGTTCGGCCGGGCGCGAAGGCCCCACGGTCCAGATCAGCGCCTCGATCATGATGGCGGTCAATCGGATACTTCGTGTGCCGATCACCTCGGGCGTGGTGATTGCGGGCGGCGCGGCGGGCGTGGCGGCGGCGTTCAACACGCCGCTGGCCGGGGTGGCCTTTGCGATTGAGGAACTGGCCGCCGCTTTTGAGCAAAAGGTCGCGGTTCAGGTCATGGCCGCCGTGATGATTGCCGGTCTGGTCAGTCTGGGCCTGTCGGGCGATTACATCTATTTCGGCGCGATGAGCGCGACGCTGGATCTGCGCACCATGCTGATGGTGGTGCCGCTGGCCGGGATCGGCGGCGGGGTGCTGGGCGGGCTGTTTGCCCGCGCGATGGTGGCCTTGGCATGGTCGGGCGCGCCATGGCTGGTGCGGATCAAGGCGCGGCCGCTGGTTCTGGCCGGGGTATGCGGGCTGATCGTGGCGATCACCGGGGTGGTCAGCGACGGCCTGTCATGGGGCACCGGCTATGAAACCACGCGCGCGCTGCTTGAAGGGCATCACGTCCCGCTGGCCTTTGGCCCGGCCAAGCTGGTTTCGACGCTGGCCACCGCGCTCAGCGGCGCGCCGGGCGGCATCTTTGCCCCCTCGCTCTCGGTGGGCGCAGGCCTTGGGCAAGCTTTGGCGATGATTTTTCCCACCCATGGCGATGGTGCGATCGTTGTGCTGGGCATTGTCGGCTATTTCTCGGGCGTGGTGCGCGCGCCGCTGACGGCGATCATCATTGTGATGGAAATGACCGCTGACCGATCCATGATCCTGCCGCTGTTCGGCACCGCGCTGATCGCCGATTGGGCCAGCGCGATGGTGTGTCGGCCCAAATTGTATCACGCCCTCTCGCTCAGCTTTCGCTAG
- a CDS encoding CsbD family protein: MGEIKDRAKGFMDETIGKTKRAIGAAIDRPDIKAEGDMQEAKGDAEKAKARLEGKLKP, translated from the coding sequence ATGGGTGAAATCAAGGACCGGGCCAAGGGCTTCATGGACGAAACCATCGGCAAGACCAAGCGCGCGATCGGCGCGGCGATCGACCGCCCCGACATCAAGGCCGAAGGCGACATGCAGGAAGCCAAGGGCGATGCCGAAAAGGCCAAGGCCCGCCTCGAAGGCAAGCTCAAGCCCTGA
- a CDS encoding sensor domain-containing diguanylate cyclase — protein MDHQSDQNAVEQQFELIDQTLGERGFALHFPRELEKQFEEETGPARERWYVRMGLLSLGMSDLLIALDYFSIPDAFGLALVLRLGLMTALTAGAVWITMRHPPAFVREGMQVILATVMALVVYALVASSTNPLRENYHLGILFVMMMTVMVLRLRWRYAVLAVITTVTVQIMTLASLHEASAQSKGASAFLSLAFAGFSLMALYSLEKMERQGWLRSVRDRLCAKVFEEMSIIDPLTGLGNRRALEQWVNTRRKANANRPVSVVMVDVDYFKAYNDTFGHLAGDDCLRRVSGLLVSEARKTGDRVCRFGGEEFLVFLIDIDLQTAITVAERMRREIAAKRIPHKTPTGSNCVTASFGIATGRLGDDFDLNALIEEADSALYKAKQRGRNCVEPPLLGLAEPLCAAG, from the coding sequence ATGGACCACCAGAGCGACCAGAATGCCGTCGAGCAGCAGTTCGAACTGATTGATCAGACTCTGGGCGAGAGAGGGTTTGCCCTGCACTTTCCGCGCGAATTGGAAAAGCAGTTTGAAGAGGAAACCGGCCCGGCGCGCGAACGCTGGTATGTGCGCATGGGGCTGCTCTCGCTTGGCATGTCCGATCTGCTAATCGCGCTCGACTATTTTTCCATCCCCGATGCTTTCGGTCTGGCCCTGGTCTTGCGGCTGGGGCTGATGACCGCGCTGACGGCCGGGGCGGTGTGGATCACCATGCGCCATCCGCCTGCCTTCGTGCGCGAGGGGATGCAGGTGATCCTCGCCACGGTCATGGCGCTGGTCGTTTACGCGCTGGTTGCGTCCAGCACCAATCCGCTGCGCGAGAACTATCATCTGGGCATCCTCTTCGTCATGATGATGACGGTGATGGTGCTGCGTTTGCGTTGGCGCTATGCCGTGTTGGCGGTGATCACCACCGTGACGGTCCAGATCATGACGCTGGCAAGCCTGCACGAGGCCTCGGCGCAGTCAAAGGGAGCCTCGGCCTTCCTGTCGCTGGCCTTTGCCGGATTTTCGCTGATGGCGCTCTACAGCCTTGAGAAAATGGAGCGGCAGGGCTGGCTGCGCTCGGTGCGCGACCGGCTTTGCGCAAAGGTTTTCGAGGAAATGTCAATCATTGATCCGCTGACGGGTCTGGGCAACCGGCGGGCGCTGGAGCAATGGGTCAACACAAGGCGCAAGGCCAATGCCAACCGGCCCGTATCGGTGGTGATGGTCGATGTCGATTATTTCAAGGCCTATAACGACACTTTCGGCCATCTGGCCGGGGATGACTGCCTGCGCCGTGTTTCGGGCCTGCTGGTGTCCGAGGCGCGCAAGACCGGCGACCGGGTATGCCGCTTTGGCGGAGAGGAGTTCCTTGTCTTTCTGATCGACATCGACCTGCAGACCGCGATCACCGTGGCCGAGCGCATGCGCCGCGAGATAGCAGCCAAACGCATTCCCCACAAAACACCGACAGGATCGAACTGCGTCACCGCCAGCTTCGGGATCGCCACGGGGAGATTGGGTGACGATTTCGATCTCAATGCGCTGATTGAGGAGGCCGACAGCGCGCTTTACAAGGCCAAGCAACGCGGCCGCAACTGTGTCGAGCCGCCCCTGCTGGGGCTGGCCGAACCGCTCTGCGCCGCTGGCTGA
- the otsB gene encoding trehalose-phosphatase, with the protein MPTAPLSDLLAPPPPLPGGASLFLDFDGTLIEIADRPDEVAVPQGLADLLFAMAARLHGRLALVSGRSIAQIDTLFGRSMHGLAISGSHGCEFRWEDQLVHPPRPVEELEHAARKFDDFAFGHPGTLVEIKTYGVALHYRADPACAPYAQRLAEHLATESGLVVENGKMVVELRFGGGDKGTAVRNLMGCAPMVGGTPVYLGDDLTDETAFAAVNALGGLSVLVGPARATNAQCNLAGPAAVLAWLARTAA; encoded by the coding sequence ATGCCCACAGCCCCGCTTTCCGATTTGTTGGCCCCGCCGCCGCCGCTGCCGGGCGGGGCCAGCCTGTTCCTAGATTTCGACGGGACGCTGATTGAAATCGCCGACAGGCCCGACGAGGTGGCGGTGCCGCAAGGACTGGCCGACCTGCTCTTTGCCATGGCCGCACGGCTGCACGGGCGCCTCGCTCTGGTCAGCGGGCGCTCCATAGCCCAGATCGACACGCTGTTCGGCCGCTCGATGCATGGGTTGGCCATCTCGGGCAGCCATGGTTGCGAATTCCGCTGGGAGGACCAACTGGTCCATCCCCCCCGCCCGGTGGAGGAACTGGAACATGCCGCGCGCAAGTTCGATGATTTCGCCTTTGGCCATCCCGGCACGCTGGTCGAGATCAAGACCTATGGCGTTGCGCTCCACTATCGCGCGGACCCCGCCTGCGCGCCCTATGCCCAAAGGCTGGCGGAACATCTGGCCACGGAAAGCGGACTTGTGGTGGAAAATGGCAAGATGGTGGTCGAGCTGCGCTTTGGCGGCGGCGACAAGGGCACGGCGGTGCGCAATCTGATGGGATGCGCGCCGATGGTCGGGGGAACGCCGGTCTATCTGGGCGATGACCTGACCGATGAAACGGCCTTTGCCGCAGTCAACGCGCTGGGGGGCCTGTCGGTTCTGGTCGGCCCGGCGCGGGCGACCAATGCGCAATGCAATCTGGCCGGTCCGGCCGCTGTGCTGGCCTGGCTGGCAAGGACGGCCGCATGA